From the genome of Chania multitudinisentens RB-25, one region includes:
- the rluF gene encoding 23S rRNA pseudouridine(2604) synthase RluF gives MLTEPSTRLNKYISESGICSRRDADRYIEQGNVFINGKRGALGDRVFAGDVVKVNGQLIEPRNEDELIFIALNKPVGIVSTTEDGEKDNIVDFVNHSTRIFPIGRLDKDSQGLIFLTNHGDLVNKILRAGNDHQKEYLVTVNKPVTDDFIRGLSAGVPMLGTVTKKCKVKREAPFVFRIVLVQGLNRQIRRMCEHFGYEVTKLERTRIMNIGLAGLPLGEWRDLTDDELVELFKLIEGSSSEAKPAKKAKPAVKKPASNGPKNTDKPSNNLAARKRFTQPGRKKKGR, from the coding sequence GTGCTGACTGAACCATCAACACGCCTTAACAAATATATTAGCGAGAGCGGTATCTGCTCACGCCGCGATGCCGATCGTTACATCGAACAAGGCAATGTTTTTATCAATGGCAAACGTGGTGCACTGGGCGACCGGGTATTCGCTGGTGACGTCGTTAAGGTTAACGGTCAGCTTATTGAACCCCGGAACGAAGACGAACTGATCTTTATTGCGCTCAATAAACCGGTGGGGATTGTCAGCACCACGGAAGATGGTGAAAAAGATAATATTGTTGATTTCGTCAACCACAGTACCCGTATCTTCCCGATCGGGCGGCTGGATAAAGATTCGCAAGGGCTGATTTTCCTCACTAACCACGGCGATCTGGTGAACAAGATCCTGCGTGCGGGGAATGACCACCAGAAAGAGTACCTGGTTACGGTCAATAAACCGGTAACCGACGATTTTATTCGTGGTTTGAGTGCCGGTGTGCCGATGCTGGGAACGGTGACCAAAAAATGCAAGGTAAAGCGAGAAGCCCCTTTTGTGTTTCGTATTGTACTGGTGCAGGGGCTTAATCGTCAGATCCGCCGCATGTGTGAGCATTTTGGCTATGAGGTGACCAAGCTGGAACGCACCCGCATCATGAATATAGGCCTGGCCGGGCTCCCCTTGGGGGAATGGCGTGATTTAACGGACGATGAGCTGGTGGAGCTGTTTAAATTGATTGAAGGCTCTTCCTCCGAAGCGAAACCGGCCAAGAAAGCCAAGCCAGCGGTGAAAAAACCGGCGAGCAATGGACCGAAAAACACCGATAAGCCGAGTAACAATTTGGCGGCTCGCAAGCGCTTTACTCAGCCTGGGCGCAAAAAGAAAGGGCGCTGA
- a CDS encoding MFS transporter, which yields MDRTKKKISPAKAILATTLGNGLEFFDLVLYAFFATYIAKAYFPASDPLVSIMTSFMIFGMGYLARPIGALVIGHYADKKGRKPAMTLTFLLMGLSTLVIGLTPSYQSIGIAAPIIITLARLVQGFSAGGELGASTTLLVEYAKPHNRGFYGGWQVSSQGAGNLFAAMTLVLLVNVMPAESVQDWGWRIPFLLGIVIAPIGLYIRSKLEETATHTWQATEDKAPKIPLIEVLTTYYKETLSGILLTIGGTIPHMIIMFYLPNYAISILKLDTGYSMLIGAIGGLITLIGGPLAGMWSDNVGRRPLIAGSRLAITLLIYPAFYLLSSYPSVHLMFAIMIVLSTINIIGASPSITILPEIYPRHVRTTGLSLVYSVAVGIFGGFSLSIATYLIKLTGNAAAPAFYVIAGCSLSLFAFIFIKETSKERLN from the coding sequence ATGGATCGTACCAAGAAAAAAATTTCACCCGCGAAAGCAATTCTGGCAACCACATTAGGGAATGGACTGGAGTTTTTTGATCTGGTGCTGTATGCCTTTTTTGCCACCTATATCGCCAAAGCCTATTTCCCTGCCTCAGATCCGTTGGTCAGTATCATGACATCGTTCATGATCTTTGGTATGGGCTATCTCGCCAGGCCGATCGGGGCACTGGTGATTGGCCACTATGCGGATAAGAAAGGGCGTAAACCCGCCATGACGCTCACATTCTTACTGATGGGCCTCAGTACTCTGGTTATTGGTCTCACTCCGTCTTATCAAAGCATTGGTATTGCCGCCCCCATCATTATTACGCTGGCCCGCTTGGTACAAGGCTTTTCTGCTGGCGGTGAGTTAGGCGCATCAACCACGTTATTAGTGGAATATGCCAAACCCCACAATCGTGGATTCTATGGTGGCTGGCAGGTTTCCAGCCAGGGTGCAGGTAACTTGTTTGCCGCCATGACGTTGGTGCTCTTGGTCAACGTGATGCCTGCTGAGAGCGTGCAAGACTGGGGATGGCGTATTCCCTTCCTGCTTGGGATAGTTATTGCGCCTATCGGTTTGTATATCCGTTCAAAATTAGAGGAAACCGCGACCCACACATGGCAGGCTACGGAAGATAAAGCGCCTAAAATCCCCTTAATTGAAGTGCTCACCACCTATTATAAAGAAACCCTGTCCGGCATTTTATTAACCATTGGGGGAACTATCCCTCATATGATCATTATGTTTTATCTTCCCAACTATGCGATCAGTATTTTGAAGCTGGATACCGGCTATAGCATGCTGATAGGCGCAATCGGTGGATTAATCACTCTCATTGGTGGCCCGCTGGCGGGAATGTGGTCTGATAACGTTGGCAGGCGCCCGCTGATTGCCGGTTCAAGGCTCGCCATTACCTTGTTAATTTACCCGGCCTTTTATCTGTTAAGCAGTTACCCCAGTGTGCATTTGATGTTTGCCATCATGATTGTATTGAGCACGATTAATATTATTGGCGCTTCCCCTTCAATTACCATTTTGCCTGAAATCTATCCACGCCATGTCAGAACTACTGGGCTCTCTCTGGTTTACAGCGTCGCGGTGGGTATTTTTGGTGGTTTTTCACTCTCGATTGCCACGTATCTGATCAAACTGACAGGTAATGCGGCAGCACCGGCATTCTATGTGATTGCAGGTTGCAGCTTATCGCTGTTCGCTTTCATCTTTATCAAAGAAACCAGTAAAGAACGTTTAAATTAG